DNA sequence from the Bacillota bacterium genome:
CGAACTCGGCGGCCACGTCGGCTAGGCGCCCCTCGATCTCCAGGCTGTCGACTTTGTCCAGGGTCAGGGGCAGGATGATGTTGTCCCTGACGTTGAGGCTGTCGAGGAGGTTGTAGTCCTGGAAGATGAAGCCGAGCTGGCGGCGGCGGAAGAGGGCCAGGGCGTCGTCGTTGAGCCCGCGCGGATCGGTGCCGCGGATGCGGACGCTGCCTGAAGTCGGCTGGTCGATGGTCGCCAGGATGTTGAGCAGGGTGGTCTTGCCGCTCCCGGACGGGCCCATGATGCTGATGAACTCGCCCTCGTCGACGGCCAGGTCGATGCCGTTCAGGGCCTGCGCCCCGACCTTCGAGCGGCGGTTGCTGTAGACCTTGGTGATGTCGGTGGCTTCAAGGATTTTCATTTTGAACGTCCCTCCGTTTCCACTCCCAATGATAAAGCGGGCGGGCGCGGGCTGCCATCGTCGTGGATTACAGGACGAAGGGCCAGTCTCACAAGGCTGTAAGAGTGGCCGCGGTGGGGAGGCGTCACCCGGGCCGGCGGGCACAGCCGCGGGGGGACCGGGAATCAGACGGCGTTGTGGAGCGTTTCGCCGGGGACGAACTCGACGGTGGCCACCGTGCCCTGCCCCGGCCCGGGCGAGGTCACGGCGAGCCGGTGGCCGAGCCGAGCGCAGACCTGTTTAGCGAGATACAACCCCATCCCGGTGGCCTCCGGCGAGCGGCGCCCGTTCTCGCCGGTGAAGAAGGGCTCGAAGACCCGCCCGAGGTCCTGGGGTGGGATGCCGATGCCCCAGTCGTGGACGGTGACCCGGACGGGGGCTGGCTTGGCCTTCGGGCCCTGGTCGCGATCCGCCGACAACTGGATTGTCACCTGGCGGGCCTCGGGGCGGTCCGACAGGCGCGAGTACTTGATGGCGTTGCTCAGCAGTTGGATGAGGACGAAGCGGAGCCACTTCTCGTCGGTCTCGACGAGGATGGGAGGGGCGGGCGCAGAGCCCTGCCCGGGCGCCTCCGGTCCGACCCCCTTCAGCCGCGGGAAGACGCCGGCCCGGATGAAGGCCCTCTTCTGATCGTTGATCGCTGCCCGGGCCACCTCGGCCAGGTCCGCCTGGTGGACGACGAAGTCCGAGGTGAAGTCGGTCAAGCGGGCGTTGGTCAGCATCAGCTCGAGGCCGGCGGCCAGCTTATCGACCTCCTCACGGAGGCTGGCCACGGCCTCCGGACCCGGCCGACCCCGCGGGTCGGCAGACTCCGCCCCCGCCCGCTCCAGCTCCTGCAGCTGAAGGTCGAGGACGGCGATGGGGGTCTTCATCTGATGGGCCCAGCGGTTGAGGAACATCGCGCTGAACCCCTGACGGCGGCGATGGGCGGCCAACTCGTCGGCGTAGACC
Encoded proteins:
- a CDS encoding ABC transporter ATP-binding protein, producing MKILEATDITKVYSNRRSKVGAQALNGIDLAVDEGEFISIMGPSGSGKTTLLNILATIDQPTSGSVRIRGTDPRGLNDDALALFRRRQLGFIFQDYNLLDSLNVRDNIILPLTLDKVDSLEIEGRLADVAAEFGIEDVLDKRPGETSGGQQQRVAAARALIHGPAVILADEPTGNLDSR
- a CDS encoding sensor histidine kinase; this encodes MSFWTFLNDRRAYVIAFVVSLFLGLAVIELDLTLTGGRLTGSNLWYAGLLAVLVLGLWVSVEYFRQRPFYGQLTGLQQARDPEAYARVVSPVTAEQALVRQALVGQHQVYADELAAHRRRQGFSAMFLNRWAHQMKTPIAVLDLQLQELERAGAESADPRGRPGPEAVASLREEVDKLAAGLELMLTNARLTDFTSDFVVHQADLAEVARAAINDQKRAFIRAGVFPRLKGVGPEAPGQGSAPAPPILVETDEKWLRFVLIQLLSNAIKYSRLSDRPEARQVTIQLSADRDQGPKAKPAPVRVTVHDWGIGIPPQDLGRVFEPFFTGENGRRSPEATGMGLYLAKQVCARLGHRLAVTSPGPGQGTVATVEFVPGETLHNAV